The region GAtgatgatttaaatatgaaatcCACAAATATCGACGATTGGCTATGTCTGTGCACACCGTTAAGCTGCTTCCAAAGAAAACAGACAAATGGTATAATAAGTCaattgaatttaaagttATTTAATCTTCATAAAtagtatttaatatatacataaataatttgtatttattttgtagttttttataattttttatagaTTCATTCACTGATGTTATCAGGAGATTGTTTACAAACAGAGATGAGTTAAACACTAACACATACGATCAATTGagtattaattaaatacaattaGTCATTATTTTCCATTCTCCATAATTATTTACCAGAAGATCTAAAATGTTGCTACGATGAGTTGAACTCGGAGGGGGTTGACGTCATTGAGACTCAGATTAAGTTCATCAAGAGATGCATATCTCAggacaataaaataatgtatcCACATCctgataataattatttggCTGTCATTAGTCTTATCTAAGAAGTATTAAgactaaaatataatttacacttcCACTAGATTAATGCCAATGTAGTCAAATTATAGTTGACGGAATCTCCAGAGGAATGGACTATAAAACACTAATTAAGTCTATTGATCCATTAATCACCATGAAAACTCCTGgatcaataaatttattcgATGATAATTTCAATGATCTTTGCTTACCTGAGTCTAAAGAACTTAACACACCTGATCTAGTAGACGCTGTTAAGGGAAAACTACAGGTTAAAGCACAGcataaacaataataaaaattttatttcttattttaacaatttatcACTTTAGGATAAGTTGAGAATACTGGAAAAAGAGCATAAAGTCATGGTTGACAGAAATCAAGAGTTGAACCAGATTGTATATTAAGATCATATATAGCTATTTATGcattaatacatattaattatacataCCGCTAACGTTTTTTACTAGATGTTCGATATCATCGAAAATTGGAGAAACGAGTACTTTGATGTTATAACCAGGAAGGTTGATGAAAAGAGTAGcgtaaacaataaattaagtaaaaaagaatttaaacaaataataaatacaaagtatttttttatattaacattGCAATTATCACttttgatataaataatattattggcattataaaatatttatcttaCCATTGAACAAATTAATGGTATTTTAGTAACACTGCCTGGTTTAATCTTATGTTTAACTATATCGATGACGACGGAGATGGCCTGATCGAGTGGAACCAATTTGAAATACAATTGGAAGAAATATTGCAAATGTTATAACATTGGTAGATTAGACAAatcttttttttatatagatCTTAATATaggtaaaattattttatatataattcgTTGTCGAATAAATAGTgccataaataaaaataatttattaaatatggGTTAGAATAGAAAATTAATAGGATCAAggaatttttaattaattctACTGTAAATAGAACGGAAAAATTCCGGAAACTTGTAAGCAGCACCAGCAACACCTCCGGCGATTAAAACGATTGTAGAGATAACACCAGCTATAATACCAACATTGCTGCGTTCATTACACTTATCAGCAGATTCAATGATGAGAttatcctttttattctcaTACTCAATCCCTAGGTTATACCTAATATTGTGCAGAAGTTTTTCAATATTCTTACTCGCCAGTTGCCATTCCTGACTATCATCAATCCTAACCCACTTCAAAGGCTTATCTTTCGAACTTAATTTAAAGTAGTTAGTATGGATGCCAGGAAACTTTAAGCCTACTAACAAAGGATAATTATGTCCTTTAtcatacaaataataatatacaaagaCATTATCTGGAAATTTGACGGTGCCACTATTCGATAGGCTTTTGGTATATTGTTCATAGCTTTCAAACAATTTACCTCTATTATGGGCAATTTCTCCCAAAATATAACCAGAAGTAGTACTATGAGTGTATTTTCTGTAACAATTTAAATCTTCGGGCTTAATAGTAATTTGAACTGAAGTActattattaaaattgtggGTAGTATATCTGTTAGTAATCTTATAATTCCCAATTATTCTATCAGTAGTTTCATCTATATTTACAGGGTTCAAGAAATAAGATACTTCTTTGAGTGTTTCTGAGAGGTTTGGAATTGTACAAAAAtcagatttaaaatcaacaCCTTTCACACAAACCCATTTCTTACTATATTCTTCCAGGTTTAGGGGCCTGTATACTTTATTTTGATAACAAAATAGTACTGGCCTAGGATCTCCTTTTTCTTTGTTGTTCccacaataaaaaaatacataaaagttatctttataattgttgtcagtttttttatttttatagtaaatatacTCTTTATTGAAGTCACTTGGATCATCGGTGTTGTACAAAGTTATCTCAccatatttgtaatttcCATTGGATATAAACAACTTCAATTTAAGGTTCTCAATATCAGACAAGTCCGATTcagttttatataataaactgtGTTCATAGCActtgtaatttaatttatttagaCACTCTAAACTACTATTTTCAGAAACTTTTATAGTTTCTGGTTGAGATTCAGTAGGTTTAAAACCAGTTTTACTTTCTACAtcatttttgttatattcTTTATCAAAGTCAACTAGCAAAGATAttgaatcaaataaatttgactcagtttcttttaatttttttaatatttccCTATTATCAACAATTGATTGAAAATTCCATTCTTCCCAGTAAAATGAATCATCTTTGTTGTGAACATAATATTGATTATTTGATTCtgatttgtttaatttaataatcaAAGGAATACTATCATTTTTTGAACCAAAAAAAACTTCAATATAAGAATATGTTAATTCCTGTATTTCTTTAATTTCTTCATATTTACcacttattgtttttttcactaatttattattaccaAATAGTATTAAAGATTTTACAGTTGTATAACTACTTTCAGGCGTATGACAATATTTGGTAAATCCATTTAAGTCATTTTCATTTCGTTCTTCGACATTGACCTTATAACTATAATTGgtttttttatctattaaaTAGGTCACATCGGGGTTTATTTTgtcattttcttctttcagtttatttataacatcattttctttaaaatcTTCCAattcatttgtatttttatttttattagagtttataaaatccttttttaattctgagtatttatataatttgtttacatCTTTGGATTTTAATACTAAAATAATCGGTTCGATAccataatatttgttataatacacatcagCACAAATAAGATCTTTGAAATTTTTGCCATGTACAACAAATAgagtatttttatcatagCACAGATAAAATGTTGATGGACAATATTTCGGTTCAATTTTATgttcatatttatcaaaatattCAGACCCTGAATTTTGACATTTTGAAACAgttattctatttttactacCTCCTGTTTTTGgatatgtaattttatcTTCATTACTTGTTTTAGTATTCAGCATTATAACCATCCTATCTCCTTTATTTCTTCTTAAATATAGATCGTGCTCTACCATTAATCTTGTTATCAAATCCTCTTCTTTAAATGATTCTGAAGGATTAGGTAAATTGCTAAAGTCAGCATTATACAGTAGTTTTGGAGCTGTGTCATAAATCaaaaatgtatatgtgtaatacACAGGATCTTCATTTTCATGGTTAATACCTAAAACCAATggatttgtatttttatagtcACTTGATGCAAAAAATAGATCAATTGATATAACTTTTTTTTTGGGACAAAAGTATTTCAATAAGTACTTATAATAAAGAGCGTTCTTATCATATACATTGATATGATAATTAGAGGCATTGTAGTTActttcattatatttaatagtgTGCCTATATCTGTTTATCCTTCTACTTAATTTGTCATATTGCTCCTCTTTTGAAACATAAATGTCAAGCAGTCGTGGCTTTCCACTCATGTAGCCGTCTTTCCTGTAAATAGATATAGTTATGTCGTACAAAACCATTTTTGCAAACAGATTCAAATAAGATTTATGTCgatataaaattaagattcgatgttaaaaattacatttaataaacaaaaaatcgcatataatttttacacatctggCCGTAAGTGTGTACGCTaaagttatttaaataaaaataaagctaatactaaaaaattatataaattataaattaacatataataaataaatttatgtttaattatAGCAAAACAGAtctattataaaaatattataagattatgtatataatttatagatATGATCAGACAAAGATtctataaaatttatttgacacagataaaatataataataaattaaattttaataaatttgatctaatttatattataatcgtacgttaaaatatttaaaacaaatcaaaataaattatgaattatattttaacataaaaatataaaattgtttttgaaataatataacaaatattaaaattaatttataaaaaatattaaattaacaaatatattaaaaaattatatttattgtataaattaaaatgaaatagataaaaaatatatattaaattatataaaacagtataaaaaaatataataatactgtgaatatatataaaaatttgtattttaatgtataaaattaaaaattgtatttaaaaaatatattttttttattctaattgaatatatatgtttaaaatcaatatttataaataatttaaattcataattatacacacataatattcttttattcatatatttaaattattaaaatgtaaattaaaatttataaaattttgtataataaataaatttaaaaataaaatataaacttaaaatatatatatataatttatttgataaatgattaaattatgaattttataatataaatataacaaaatgtatttattttaataaaaattgtttataattatactgaaatatataaaaaattttttatttatttcaattaaatattcaatatacatattattaatttttttttatattaaaatatatatacattattgtcaattgtataatttatatattttctatataattttaaaaattcatcttatttatttatatatatttaattaatatattatttatttatttatatagttttttttataaaatttatgtaaattattattattatattttttattattttttaattatcgaattttaaataaatttacaataaattatagatttatataagtatattatttttatatttttttttattctattaataatttttattttttttatttttaatacatattttttattcttaattttttattaaataatttaattataaattttttatttttatcacattgaatatttaataatgtattaaatttatttattgtatacaTATGATATATGAATaactatattttatttacacatttttataaaaattaaaatattaaaatcaaaagtTGTGTTTAgtctataaatttttaaagtatatttaaataattttaaatttaaaagatttCAAACTTgtactaaatattttaaatataaattataaaattactgccattttaataaaaataatttattctCAAGTCCAGTTATAAAGATAATCACTGGGGTtgaacaaattaaaaataatgtttaaaatcgttattacaatttatttatttattatcatttatatagtttaaaattaacagaCAGGACGGGCCATTTATCTAATAATCACCACAAagttatgtatatttgtaaatatagttTAAAGAAAATTAAGGCCATAACCTATTAAGTGAATTAAAAACCGaactttttaaatcatcAAAGTTATTTTCCTTATCAAAAATCTTAAAATCGACACTTTCACCGGTACCACACCTCTaaaattcattaaaatctaacaaaaataatatctactaattataaatgtataagTAATACCCTAAAAAGTTGTTTAGATAAAGCCTTGTTTACCCTAACGACTTTGTCAAAGTGAACTTCATCGACTCTAGATGctataatttgtaaaaaattagttattgCATAAATGTCTGAGCCAGAGCATTCTGTTACGTTCTTGCTGAGTCCATCCTCAAAAACTATTTTAATCCTTTTTTCAATAGcgtttgaaaaataaaattttttcaaaatatCCAAAAGGTCTTGGTTTCTAGTTATTTTCAGAACCATAATCAGATATAACCCGAGCCAATCGAAACTCTTCCAATAACGACCAACAAAAAATGGTTTATTTAAGTTTGAGTAGTAGTTAGTGAATGTTAATAGAAAGTCCCTAAAGTACTGAAGTGACTCGAGAGCGTTTTCAATAGTGAATTTGGTTGTTTCCGAGATTTTATCTCTGCACTGTCTTGGAGAGCGACCGGGCATcaaatttgatattttagACCAGTTGTTGCCGAAAGAAGcctttaatattttaagacGTGCCATTTCCTTTATCAAAAAAGGCGAATCAGAGATCTTGTTCTACACATTAGATAACTCACAAGCACATTAGATAAGCTTGTTAAAAATTCAGGAGGTATTATGgattacacattaacacTAGTACAATCGTATTAAAGTTACCTTTTTGATTTGTCTATACCTTAACCTACACTGTTCAGCGTTTTTGCCAGGTATATTTCTAGATATCTCTTTCCAGGAAATACCATAGTTACTGGTAGAACTACCAATACCTGAACTGTAGGCATTGTCGTATAAATCAGAAGATACTGATTCAAGCAGAACGGCGTCTTCAGATGCATCCcatttacttgttttccCCTGGTGTAAAACAACCTTTATATACTGATACACAGTCACTCCCAAATTGACACAATTGACAATGCAACTACAATAGGATTATATCACTTAGATTaattatgtaaatgttAACATCATTTCTATATAAACTATAAAAACTGTAATTACTAAATTGATACTTTTTAGTTGGATTGGCCTTATTCTTTAGTAAAAACTCCTCTATCCTTGCAAATTCATCTTCCGAGACTTCCGTAATCAATACTCCATCCTTTGTTGAATGGATAAACTTTACACAACAATCTGTAGATATCTTATATGACATAGTTCCCTTTCTTTTAGAGTTCATTTCACTTGCTACATCGTCCCAAAACACAGACAAATCAACGTTTTGAAACATTGGTTTATTAGGCAGATATATCTCCTTAAAgttattgtaaattttcTGAGTTTTACTATACACATCATACATGTTAGAGTTGTTATCATGCAAATtagatatattttttaaaaattcatcAAATGAATCACTCCtaatcaatttaattaaacttGCAGATAACAAAGTAAAGTCAAAGtttagataaataatatacaaatccCTAGAATCCAATTTAGTTAACAGCTTTAACAGCTTTTGACTATCAGAAAACGGTAATTTACTGTATTTCaattcaattttatcaGATAAAATTGATACTATGCTCGACTTAACAAATTTGTGTAGGTTAACAATATCATCCTTGGTCCATTTAGGGACATTCcaatcatatttttttctgtAAACCGGCAAATTGGAGTAAAAAGAGTGGAGCTTATACGAGTCCAGGTTGGAACTGGGACGCGCTCCATCGGCTCCAATTAATTGCGATATTTCGGGCCTATTATTATCCAAAATAGTACCcatgatttaaaaatataacaatacaaatgatattaatgctaaaacatttaaatattaaaagaTAACAGTAAAACGAAAATTGTTACCACCACACACCCGTTGTGTAGAACATGGTCAAATTTCAATTATATACTcttataaaatttacaaatattacacataaaaatattttaataaaattatcatTAGAAGACTATGATAATAGTTGCAAAGCTTGACTAACTGTGATTCTTTCTCTTGGTGACCtataatgtttataaattaagCATAAAGATACCATTTCAGAAGTAACTTCGTAACTTCGCACAGTCTTCTCAATCtgttattttcttttatattgttttctAGAGGATTATTACTGCTATTACAGCTTTCAGCTTTAGTGTTTACATCTACTTCCATTCTTTTGTTACTATCGTTTCTCAAATTAATTAAGTTGTGACTTATTAACCGATTATAAGCTTCATTTATGATCATGTTTAACTTATTGGctgatttatatattttaaacagctCGTTAGCCTTGGTCctctacacataaatatgcctatgtacacatatacatacatatacaagtaTATATAGTTAGTACATatgaataatataatatctaataaaaatacaatctCTTGTC is a window of Theileria orientalis strain Shintoku DNA, chromosome 2, complete genome DNA encoding:
- a CDS encoding uncharacterized protein (calcium-binding EF-hand domain containing protein); the encoded protein is MKSTNIDDWLCLCTPLSCFQRKQTNEDLKCCYDELNSEGVDVIETQIKFIKRCISQDNKIMYPHPDNNYLAVIIDGISRGMDYKTLIKSIDPLITMKTPGSINLFDDNFNDLCLPESKELNTPDLVDAVKGKLQDKLRILEKEHKVMVDRNQDNTAWFNLMFNYIDDDGDGLIEWNQFEIQLEEILQML
- a CDS encoding uncharacterized protein (Myb transcription factor family protein) → MGTILDNNRPEISQLIGADGARPSSNLDSYKLHSFYSNLPVYRKKYDWNVPKWTKDDIVNLHKFVKSSIVSILSDKIELKYSKLPFSDSQKLLKLLTKLDSRDLYIIYLNFDFTLLSASLIKLIRSDSFDEFLKNISNLHDNNSNMYDVYSKTQKIYNNFKEIYLPNKPMFQNVDLSVFWDDVASEMNSKRKGTMSYKISTDCCVKFIHSTKDGVLITEVSEDEFARIEEFLLKNKANPTKNCIVNCVNLGVTVYQYIKVVLHQGKTSKWDASEDAVLLESVSSDLYDNAYSSGIGSSTSNYGISWKEISRNIPGKNAEQCRLRYRQIKKNKISDSPFLIKEMARLKILKASFGNNWSKISNLMPGRSPRQCRDKISETTKFTIENALESLQYFRDFLLTFTNYYSNLNKPFFVGRYWKSFDWLGLYLIMVLKITRNQDLLDILKKFYFSNAIEKRIKIVFEDGLSKNVTECSGSDIYAITNFLQIIASRVDEVHFDKVVRVNKALSKQLFRRCGTGESVDFKIFDKENNFDDLKSSVFNSLNRLWP